Proteins from a genomic interval of Pseudomonas versuta:
- a CDS encoding DUF1329 domain-containing protein has product MKITRTGVMLAAAMAVNVLAVGPALAQVSAAEAAKLGKELTCVGAEQAGNAAGTIPPYTGKYLGEVPGWNHVKFSGDQPVDPYAAEKPILVITAQNMAQYEDKLTEGQKALLKRYPTTYKMNIYPGHRDFRYPDYVCRRAMSNALNAKLVNDGMGVEGLGQVPFPIPKNGMEVLWNHQLPARAWTEEKTSDLASVLPNGSIGWGRAYGRGLSQANSPTVEPKTEDKIQAMGNNTTLKPARDNGVISISHEPYDFQTNPRQAWSYSPSTRRVRLLPGYGYDQPMIGTNGTMTVDEDRLFNGSPERYTWKLLGKREIYSPANAYKPNAGTVKYADMLTPNHPNPDLMRYELRRVWVVEADLKEGYRHLYGKRVLFIDEDTWNSVMADNYDARGQLWKHAMINYYYHPDMSGWQAGSQFFMDLNSGQYTGYGMTNEAKKGPILNEGKFTADQYTADAARAMGR; this is encoded by the coding sequence ATGAAAATAACAAGAACAGGCGTAATGCTCGCAGCCGCCATGGCCGTCAATGTACTGGCCGTCGGCCCTGCTTTGGCCCAGGTATCAGCCGCAGAAGCGGCCAAACTGGGCAAGGAGCTGACCTGTGTGGGGGCTGAGCAGGCCGGCAATGCGGCGGGCACCATTCCGCCTTACACCGGTAAATACCTGGGCGAAGTACCGGGCTGGAACCACGTTAAGTTTTCCGGTGATCAGCCGGTTGATCCCTATGCTGCTGAAAAGCCGATCCTGGTGATCACTGCGCAAAATATGGCGCAGTACGAAGACAAACTGACCGAAGGCCAGAAAGCGCTGCTCAAGCGTTATCCGACCACCTACAAGATGAACATTTATCCGGGGCACCGTGATTTCCGCTACCCGGACTACGTGTGCCGCCGCGCCATGAGTAACGCCCTGAATGCCAAGCTGGTAAACGACGGCATGGGTGTTGAAGGGCTGGGTCAGGTGCCGTTCCCGATCCCGAAAAACGGTATGGAAGTGCTGTGGAACCACCAGCTGCCGGCCCGCGCCTGGACCGAAGAAAAAACCAGTGACCTGGCCTCGGTACTGCCCAATGGCAGCATTGGCTGGGGGCGTGCCTATGGACGGGGGCTGTCACAGGCCAACTCACCGACGGTTGAACCCAAAACCGAAGACAAGATTCAGGCCATGGGCAACAACACCACCCTTAAACCGGCGCGTGACAACGGTGTGATCAGCATCTCCCACGAACCCTACGACTTCCAGACCAACCCGCGTCAGGCCTGGAGTTACAGCCCTTCGACCCGCCGCGTGCGGTTGTTGCCAGGCTATGGCTATGACCAGCCGATGATCGGCACCAACGGCACCATGACGGTCGATGAAGACCGTCTGTTCAACGGCTCGCCGGAACGCTACACCTGGAAACTGCTGGGCAAACGTGAAATCTACAGCCCGGCCAACGCCTACAAACCGAACGCGGGCACGGTCAAGTACGCCGACATGCTGACCCCCAACCATCCCAACCCGGACTTGATGCGTTATGAATTGCGTCGGGTGTGGGTAGTGGAAGCCGACCTGAAAGAAGGCTATCGCCACCTGTACGGCAAGCGCGTGCTGTTTATCGACGAAGACACCTGGAACTCGGTGATGGCGGATAACTACGATGCCCGTGGGCAATTGTGGAAGCACGCGATGATCAACTATTACTACCACCCTGACATGAGTGGCTGGCAGGCGGGATCCCAGTTTTTCATGGACTTGAACTCGGGGCAGTACACCGGTTACGGCATGACCAACGAAGCCAAGAAAGGCCCGATCCTCAACGAAGGGAAGTTCACGGCTGATCAGTACACAGCCGATGCTGCACGGGCGATGGGACGTTAA
- a CDS encoding VOC family protein, giving the protein MTTDNRPYKIDNIEFNVHDIERSKAFYGAVFGWTFTDYGPAYTEFSDGRLSGGFTTGEPVRAGGPLIILYADDLALARQAITRAGGSICRPEFSFPGGSRFHFTDLDGYELAVWTHG; this is encoded by the coding sequence ATGACCACCGACAACCGCCCCTACAAAATCGACAACATCGAATTCAATGTCCACGACATTGAGCGCAGCAAAGCCTTCTATGGCGCCGTGTTTGGCTGGACCTTCACTGACTATGGCCCTGCCTATACCGAGTTCAGCGACGGTCGCCTGAGCGGCGGCTTCACCACCGGTGAACCGGTGCGTGCGGGTGGCCCGCTGATCATTCTCTACGCCGACGACCTGGCCCTGGCCCGACAGGCCATCACCCGGGCCGGTGGCAGCATCTGCCGCCCCGAATTCAGCTTCCCCGGCGGCAGCCGCTTTCACTTCACCGACCTGGACGGCTATGAACTGGCGGTCTGGACCCATGGCTAA
- a CDS encoding alpha/beta fold hydrolase, with protein sequence MTEQDLPLPVGHFVTLDSGLRLHFLDEGSGPVVLWLHGSGPGASGYSNFKGNYPQFVAAGFRNLVVDLPGFGRSDKPEDAQYDLDFFVNAISGFLKAVGVKRATLLGNSLGGAIALGLALAEPERVEKLILMAPGGVEDRETYFKMVGIQRMVELYNAGPLGIEQMRRIMSLQLFDSSQLEDSLLAERVAVAVHQPRNLFTTMMVPNMTERLEELQVPILGFWGSDDNFNPASGALKVLKHAPNARFIMLNRCGHWVQVEHRELFNKACLDFLKN encoded by the coding sequence ATGACTGAACAAGACCTGCCACTGCCCGTTGGCCACTTCGTGACACTGGATAGCGGCCTGCGCCTGCACTTTCTCGATGAAGGCAGCGGCCCGGTAGTGCTCTGGCTGCACGGCAGCGGCCCGGGTGCCAGTGGCTACAGCAACTTCAAAGGCAACTACCCGCAATTTGTCGCCGCCGGCTTTCGCAACCTGGTGGTGGATTTACCGGGCTTCGGGCGCTCCGACAAACCTGAAGACGCGCAATACGACCTGGACTTTTTCGTTAACGCGATATCGGGTTTTCTCAAGGCGGTGGGTGTCAAGCGCGCCACCCTGCTTGGCAACTCCCTGGGCGGTGCAATTGCCCTGGGCCTGGCGCTGGCCGAGCCCGAGCGGGTCGAGAAGCTGATTCTGATGGCCCCCGGCGGCGTCGAAGATCGAGAAACCTACTTCAAGATGGTCGGTATTCAGCGCATGGTCGAGCTGTACAACGCCGGGCCACTGGGCATCGAACAGATGCGCCGGATCATGAGCCTGCAACTGTTCGACAGCTCGCAACTGGAAGACAGTCTGCTGGCCGAACGCGTGGCCGTGGCCGTGCACCAGCCGCGCAATCTGTTCACCACCATGATGGTGCCGAACATGACCGAGCGCCTTGAAGAGCTGCAAGTGCCGATCCTCGGTTTCTGGGGCTCTGACGACAACTTCAACCCGGCCAGCGGCGCGCTCAAAGTACTCAAGCATGCACCGAACGCGCGCTTTATCATGCTCAACCGCTGCGGCCACTGGGTCCAGGTTGAGCACCGTGAGTTGTTCAACAAGGCGTGCCTGGACTTCCTGAAAAACTGA
- a CDS encoding FAD-dependent oxidoreductase, whose product MTKFSQLLAPGRIGSIELRNRIIMAPMGSNYAEADGHCGERIQAYYEARARGGAGLLIMGVCSVAFPAGTAEPFQVGVSSDDFLPGLSRLAERVHRHGAKIAMQLQHAGKTSVRDMAEGRQLWVPSVPPVLQSDMMAALTPEELANFVSSMKRRAEGSPIRVMDSADIAQMIDWFAGAADRAKRAGFDGVELHAAHGYIIAGFLSGYYNQRDDEYGGSLENRARLLLQIIAAVRAKVGAQFGVWLRLDAEELHTPGGISLDDAKAVARMAEAAGVDAVSVSASARITSGVVFTEAPLVHKPGGFMEWTAAIKRSVQIPVIAVGRIEPQAGEAALKRGDCDFIAMARKLLADPELPNKLLNDQENTIRPCIYCYVCVSQIFINERVKCAVNPMTGHEFEYVISPAATPRHIAVIGAGPAGMEAARIAALRGHRVTLLERSDRLGGTLFFAGLAYAENARLLDNLKVQVQQSSIDIRLNTVASPALLRDLGADQVLVAVGAERAAPDIPGADQDHVWSGDELRRLMTGDRAEEIAKRKLSFTQRTLMKAGSLAGVTDSSEAMQKLSRVWMPLGKRVTIIGGGLVGLELAEFLIARGRQVTVLESGTHLGRELAIVRRWRVLHEIRVHGGQLLTGASVTAIEGNRVRYQLADGGTGQSEADSVVLAIGAQPDTRLLDELTRAGLPASSIGDCHSIGYIEGAISAGHKAGREA is encoded by the coding sequence ATGACAAAATTCTCTCAGTTGCTGGCACCCGGTCGCATTGGTTCAATCGAACTGCGCAACCGCATCATCATGGCGCCCATGGGCTCCAACTATGCCGAAGCCGATGGCCACTGTGGCGAAAGGATTCAGGCCTACTACGAAGCCAGGGCCCGAGGCGGTGCAGGACTGCTGATCATGGGCGTGTGCTCGGTGGCGTTTCCGGCGGGCACCGCAGAGCCGTTCCAGGTCGGTGTGTCCAGCGATGACTTTCTCCCGGGCCTGAGCCGCCTGGCCGAGCGCGTCCACCGCCACGGCGCGAAAATCGCCATGCAGTTGCAGCACGCGGGCAAGACCTCGGTTCGCGATATGGCCGAAGGCCGGCAACTGTGGGTACCGTCGGTGCCACCGGTGCTGCAAAGCGACATGATGGCGGCCCTCACACCCGAGGAGCTGGCCAACTTCGTCAGCTCCATGAAGCGCCGCGCCGAAGGCTCACCGATCCGCGTAATGGACAGTGCCGACATTGCGCAAATGATTGACTGGTTTGCCGGCGCGGCCGATCGCGCCAAACGCGCCGGTTTCGACGGGGTTGAGCTGCACGCCGCCCACGGCTATATCATCGCCGGCTTTCTGTCGGGCTATTACAACCAGCGTGACGACGAATACGGCGGGTCGCTGGAAAACCGCGCCCGGCTGCTGCTGCAGATCATTGCCGCGGTGCGGGCCAAAGTCGGTGCGCAATTTGGCGTATGGCTGCGTCTGGACGCCGAAGAGCTGCATACCCCCGGCGGCATCAGCCTGGATGACGCCAAGGCGGTGGCGCGCATGGCCGAAGCCGCAGGCGTGGATGCGGTCAGTGTGTCCGCCAGTGCCCGGATTACCAGCGGAGTGGTGTTTACCGAAGCCCCGCTGGTGCATAAGCCCGGCGGGTTCATGGAGTGGACGGCGGCTATCAAGCGCAGTGTGCAGATACCGGTGATTGCCGTAGGCCGTATCGAGCCGCAAGCCGGTGAGGCCGCCCTGAAGCGCGGCGACTGCGACTTTATCGCCATGGCCCGCAAGCTGCTGGCCGATCCCGAGCTCCCGAACAAACTGCTCAATGATCAGGAAAACACCATCCGCCCGTGCATCTACTGCTACGTGTGTGTGAGCCAGATTTTCATCAATGAGCGGGTCAAGTGCGCGGTCAACCCCATGACCGGGCATGAATTCGAATACGTCATCAGCCCCGCCGCCACCCCCCGGCACATTGCGGTAATCGGCGCCGGACCGGCCGGTATGGAGGCCGCCCGTATCGCCGCCCTGCGCGGACACCGGGTAACCCTGCTGGAACGCAGCGACCGGCTGGGCGGCACCTTGTTCTTTGCCGGGCTGGCCTACGCCGAAAACGCCCGCCTGCTGGACAACCTCAAGGTCCAGGTGCAGCAGTCTTCGATTGATATCCGCCTCAACACTGTGGCCAGCCCTGCCCTGCTCCGCGACCTGGGCGCCGATCAGGTGCTGGTGGCGGTCGGCGCCGAACGCGCGGCGCCGGACATCCCCGGCGCCGATCAGGACCACGTCTGGAGCGGTGACGAACTGCGGCGCTTGATGACCGGCGACCGCGCGGAAGAAATTGCCAAACGTAAATTGTCCTTCACCCAGCGCACCCTGATGAAAGCCGGGAGCCTGGCGGGCGTCACCGACAGCAGTGAAGCCATGCAAAAGCTGTCACGGGTATGGATGCCCCTGGGCAAGCGCGTAACCATCATCGGCGGCGGTCTGGTTGGCCTGGAACTGGCGGAGTTCCTGATTGCCCGCGGGCGCCAGGTGACCGTGCTCGAAAGCGGTACCCATCTTGGCCGCGAACTGGCGATTGTGCGCCGCTGGCGAGTACTGCACGAGATACGCGTGCATGGCGGCCAGTTGCTCACCGGGGCCAGTGTCACGGCCATTGAAGGCAACCGCGTACGCTATCAACTGGCAGATGGCGGCACAGGACAGAGCGAGGCCGACTCAGTGGTACTGGCCATTGGCGCGCAACCCGACACCCGCTTGCTCGATGAACTGACCCGCGCCGGTTTACCTGCCAGCAGCATTGGTGACTGCCACAGCATTGGCTATATCGAAGGCGCAATCAGTGCCGGACACAAGGCCGGTCGCGAAGCCTGA